The following DNA comes from Lujinxingia sediminis.
CCGAAGGGCGCGTGCGCGTCGAGCACACCTTGCCCGATAGCCTCACGCGCTACCGCCTGATGGCAATCGCGGTCGAAGGCGACCGCCGCTTCGGGCACGGTGAGTCTCAGGTTGTCGCTCGCCTCCCCTTGATGGTGCGCCCGTCTGCGCCGCGTTTTGCCAATGTGGGCGACCGCTTTGAGCTTCCAATCGTGCTGCATAACCAGACCGATGAGGCGCGCACCGTCGACCTTGCGCTGCGCGCGGTCGGCGGGCTGAAGTGGTTGGAGCGCCCCGGACGTCGGGTGGTGGTTCCGGCCAATGAGCGCGTGGAAGTGCGCTGGAAGGCAGAAGCGACGTCTGCCGGTGAGGTGCGTGTGCAGGTGGCCGCGGCCAGCGGAAGTTTTGCCGACGCCGAGCTGATCACGATGCCGGTACTCACGCCGGCGACCACCGAGGCGTTTGCGACCTACGGCTCGCTTTCGGATGAGGATGTGGTCCGCGAGATGATCAAGGTGCCGGAAGACGCCTTTGCGCAGTACGGAGGCCTGGAGTTTTCGGCCTCGTCCACGCAGCTGCAGGCGCTGACCGATGCGTTCATCTACCTGACGACCTACCCCTACGCCTGCTCCGAGCAGACGGCCAGCCGCCTGATGTCGGTGCTGGCGCTCTACGATGTGCTCGAAGCATTTGAGGCCGAAGGCCTGCCTTCGGTTGAGGAACTCAAGGCGGCGCAGCAGGAGTGGGTCGACCAGATCTTGCAGGCCCAGCGCGGCGATGGCGGGTTTGGGTTCTGGAAGGGAAGTCGCGAGTCCTGGCCCTTTGTGAGCGTGCATGCCACCCACGCGTTGTGGATGGCGGGTGAGGCGGGGCTTAAGGTTCCGGCAGGTGCGATGCAGCGCGCCCGCGCCTACATCCAGCAGGTGGAGCGCTACACCACCGAATACGGGCCGCGTGCCCGCGCCACGGTGGATGCGTACGCTCTGCACGTCCTTGGGAAGATGGATGTTGCCGGTGAGCGCGAGCTTGATGCGGTGGTGACGCGCCACGGCATTGAGGTGCTTCCGCTTGAGGCGCTGGGCTGGCTCTTGCCCCTGGCCGAAGGCACGCAGTGGGAGCGGCGCTTTATGCAGCGTCTTCAGAACAACGTTCAGGAGACGGCAGCCACCGCCGAGTTTCAGGAGGCCTACGAGGCCGGTGCCTACCGTGTGCTGCACTCCGGTCGCCGCACCGACGCGGTGGTGCTCGACGGTCTGATGCAGGTCGACGTCAACAACCCGCTCGTCGAGAAGTCGGTGCGCGGGCTGATGGCTCACCGCACACGCGGACGCTGGAGCACGACTCAGGACAACGTCTTTGTGATCCTGGCGATGCGTCGCTACTTCGACACCTTTGAGTCGGCGAATCCGGAGTTTGTGGCGCGGGCCTGGGTGGGAGATGTGCATATTGCCGAGCACAGCTTCTCGGGGCGTACTGGCGAGCGCTACGCGGCCGGTGTGCCGATGTCGTACCTCCAGGAACTCGACGATGCCACGCAGCCGGTGGTCATTGAGCGCGATGGCCAGGGGCGGATGTACTATCGCCTGGGCATGCGTTACGCGCCCCAAAACCTCGATCTTCCGGCCAGCTCGGAGGGGATGGAGGTGGAGCGTATCTATGAGGCCGTCGACAACGAGGATGATGTGCGCCGCGCCGACGACGGGGCCTGGGAGGTCAGAGCGGGAGCGCGTGTGCGCGTGACCTTGACGATGACCCTGCCGGCCAGACGTTACCACGTGGCCCTGGCCGACTGGCTTCCGGCGGGCTTTGAGCCGATCAACACCGAGCTTGCGGTGAGTGAGGTGGAACCTGGCCTCCAGGGTGGCAGCGCCAAACGCCCGGGCTACTGGTGGTGGGGCTGGCGCTGGTACGAGCACCAGAACACCCGGGATGAGCGGGTCGAGGCGTTCAGCTCGCTTGTGGGGCCGGGTGTGCACACCTTCAGCTACGTGGCGCGGGCGACGACTCCGGGTGAGTTTGTGGCGCCGCCGGCCAAAGCCGAGGAGATGTATCACCCTGAGACCTTCGGTCGTTCGGCGACGGAGCGGGTGCGGGTGGTGGCAGAAGCGGCGCAGTGATGCCGTGTCCTGGCGAGCGGCCAGCGCTGGTTCGCTCGCCAGGGATAACTTCGATGGATGGGAGTGAGGATGCGCGGAGCAAAGCTGGTGATAGCCCTGATCGTCGCCGCTGGTGTCGGAAGTCTTACTACCGCGGTGGTGGCGCAGACTGAGAGCGCGCAGCCGGTGGTGGTCAACGCCCACCGGGTGCAACAAAGGGTTGGCGACGATAGTCAGGTGCGCGTGGCCAACCTGCTGCGTGGCGAACAAGCCTATATGGGGCGATGGGCACTCGCGCCCAATGCCCAGACCTCGCCGCGTAGGGCAGCGGCGGAGACGTACCTCTATGTGCTCGAAGGCAGCGGCGTGGCGATGATCGCCGGGCAAAGCTACATCGTCGGGCCGCATATGGCGGTGTACGTACCCGCCGGCGCCGAGCTGAGCTTCACCAATGGCGCGGAGCGCCTGGTGGCGGTGCAGGTGTATGCGCCCGGTGAGGAGGCGGCGCGTTATCAGGAGTGGCGTCTTCGGGACGACGGAGAATCCTGGCCCCGGCGCCGCACCCGACCCCGGGTGCGAACTCGCCAGTCCGCGCTGCCGGTTGAGGCGCCTTCCGCCCGGGAGCTTACCTTGCAACCCTGAGAGCGGTGCGCATCCTTGCCCCACACCGACTTAAACGCCACGCGGCACTGGCGAGAGGATGTGAGATGGGCAAGGAACCTACGATCCAGCGAGTACTATTGACCGGCGCGACCGGCTTTGTCGGAAGTGCCCTATACCCCGCGCTGATCGACGCCGGCTTCGACGTGGTATGCGCCACGCGAAGCCCCGAGCGGGCGCGCCGCAAGCAGCCCGAAAAGACCTGGGTGGGGCTCGATGTGGAAGACGACGCGTCGGTGCGGCGCGCCATGGAAGGCTGCGACGCGGCGTATTACCTGGTCCATCGCATGAGCGATGCCGAGGACTATGAGGCGCGAGAGACCTCCGCGGCCATGAATTTTTTGGAGGCTGCAACGCGCGCCGGTGTGCACCGCATCGTGTATCTAGGCGGGGTCAAGCCGCGGCGAGAGCCCTCGCGGCACCTGCGCAGCCGGTTGGTGACCGGTGCTATTTTGCGCAGCGGCGATGTCTCGACCATCGAGCTTCGGGCGTCGATGATCATCGGCGCGGGAAGCGCAAGCTGGCGGCTTCTGCGAGACATCTCGGTGCGCCTTCCTTTGATGCTCTGCCCGCGCTGGTTGCGTAACCGTACCGAACCGGTGGCCATTGAGGATGTGGTGCGTGCGCTGGTGGCAGCGCTCACGCTCAGGCACGAAGGCAGCGCCAGTTTTGATATACCCGGCCCCGAGGTGGTGACCTTTCAGGAGTGTGTGCGTCGCGTGGCCGAGGCGGTGGGCAACGACCCGGTGATGGTCAACGTACCGCTGCTCACCCCCCATCTCTCCACCTACTGGCTGCGCCTCGTCACGGGTACCAACGTGCATCTGGCCCGCGAGCTGGTCGAGGGGCTCAAGAGTGATCTTCTGGCGCGTGACGCGCGTTTCTGGGAGTTGGTTGGCGTCGATGACCTCGTCTCCATTGACGAGGCCATCGCACGCGCTCTGGCCGAGGGGCCTTCGACAGGCAACACGTATGAGCGGGCGATCAAACGCGTCTACCGCGACCCCCACGCCAGCGCGTGACGTGGGAGCTTCGAGCGACCTTTGCCCGGAAGGGCGCGTGGCTCAGCGCAGCACCAGCGCGTTGGTCCAGTAGGTGGACTTTCCAGGGCGGCTCTTGATCAGCGCGTTCTCGGCCATCCAGGCTTCAAGTTGGCCGTAGTAATCCTCACTCATCGAAAAATCGAAGGTGAAGCAGGGCACCGTGGCGTCAAAAATCGCCTGGCCGAGCTCGGTATCAAGCGAGTTCTCGGTGGCCTCATTGTAGATGGCGCGCGCCTCTTTCGGGTGCTGGTGAATGAAGTCGATGCCGCGCCCCATCACCTTGAGCAACGCATCAAAAACATCGCGTTTTTCGTCGAGCAGAGCCGGGCTCGTGATCAGAATCAGCTGGCAGAAGTCCGGTACGCCCCAGTCTTTGAGCGCGAAGAAGTCCGCGTCGACGCCGCGGTGGCGAGCCTCGACCACCTCAAAGTTATAAAACGCCAGCGTGGCCACATCGGCCT
Coding sequences within:
- a CDS encoding cupin domain-containing protein; translated protein: MRGAKLVIALIVAAGVGSLTTAVVAQTESAQPVVVNAHRVQQRVGDDSQVRVANLLRGEQAYMGRWALAPNAQTSPRRAAAETYLYVLEGSGVAMIAGQSYIVGPHMAVYVPAGAELSFTNGAERLVAVQVYAPGEEAARYQEWRLRDDGESWPRRRTRPRVRTRQSALPVEAPSARELTLQP
- a CDS encoding NAD-dependent epimerase/dehydratase family protein is translated as MGKEPTIQRVLLTGATGFVGSALYPALIDAGFDVVCATRSPERARRKQPEKTWVGLDVEDDASVRRAMEGCDAAYYLVHRMSDAEDYEARETSAAMNFLEAATRAGVHRIVYLGGVKPRREPSRHLRSRLVTGAILRSGDVSTIELRASMIIGAGSASWRLLRDISVRLPLMLCPRWLRNRTEPVAIEDVVRALVAALTLRHEGSASFDIPGPEVVTFQECVRRVAEAVGNDPVMVNVPLLTPHLSTYWLRLVTGTNVHLARELVEGLKSDLLARDARFWELVGVDDLVSIDEAIARALAEGPSTGNTYERAIKRVYRDPHASA